The following is a genomic window from Methanobacteriaceae archaeon.
GAAGGAGGTTGGCACGTCTTTCATCTAATTTGGAGAAGGAACGGTTCATTATATTTAGTTCAGATTCATTCATGGGAAACCTTCCTCTGTGGTTGAACATCCTGATTTGATAATGTGTCCTTTTTGGTGGTGACTGACATAGGTGATGAACCATCTTTACTTTTGATAATATTTTTCTTTATATCTTTCTTTGGTGGAAGAATTCCCTTTGATAATGCATCATCTAATGATACAAACTCAGTGAGGTCCATAACACTTAATTTTTCAGATTCTAAGTTCAAAACACAGAAAGGACAACAAGTTACCAGAATATCAGCACCAGTTTCAAGGGCGTCATCAACCCGGCTAATGCCAATTTCGGATGATAATTCCGGATAGGCAGACTTAACACCACCTCCTGCACCACAACAATTCGCATTCTCCCTGATCTTATCCATCTCCAGGAGTTCAGCTTTTGCCCTTAAAACCTCACGAGGCGCATCATATTCCCCAGAGTGTCTTCCCAAGTGACATGGATCATGGTAAGTGGCTTTAAGTTGGTCTTTTTTTAAACTGATTTTTCCATCATTTATCAG
Proteins encoded in this region:
- a CDS encoding (Fe-S)-binding protein — protein: MIYFQGCTARDKLQNISRNTRKILDAAGIKYKILDNEGCCGSILLRTGFQEDAIEVMEKTFEQLKGEKVLLSCAGCYRTLSEDYPKLFGENLDVIHISQLLKELINDGKISLKKDQLKATYHDPCHLGRHSGEYDAPREVLRAKAELLEMDKIRENANCCGAGGGVKSAYPELSSEIGISRVDDALETGADILVTCCPFCVLNLESEKLSVMDLTEFVSLDDALSKGILPPKKDIKKNIIKSKDGSSPMSVTTKKDTLSNQDVQPQRKVSHE